One Pseudomonadota bacterium genomic region harbors:
- a CDS encoding enoyl-CoA hydratase: MAYENIVAETNGRIGIITLNRPKALNALSAALVAEMEKALDAFEADDAVRVIVITGSEKAFAAGADIKEMKDRSFVDVYSKDFITVSWERVTKCRKPVIAAVAGYALGGGAELSLMCDLIIAADTAKFGQPEITIGTIPGAGGTQRWARWVGKAKAMDIVLTGRQMDAAEAERSGLVSRVVPAAQLMEETLKVANRIADMSMPVVMIAKEAVNRAYETTLAEGVKVERRLFHSTFATEDQKEGMNAFVEKRPAKFKDR, from the coding sequence ATGGCTTATGAGAACATCGTTGCCGAGACCAACGGCCGGATTGGCATCATCACGCTCAACCGTCCGAAGGCGCTGAATGCCCTGTCGGCTGCGTTGGTGGCCGAGATGGAGAAGGCGCTGGATGCGTTCGAGGCGGATGACGCCGTCAGGGTGATCGTCATCACCGGCAGCGAGAAGGCGTTTGCCGCCGGCGCCGATATCAAGGAAATGAAGGACCGCAGCTTCGTCGATGTCTATAGCAAGGACTTCATCACCGTCTCCTGGGAGCGGGTGACCAAATGCCGCAAGCCGGTCATCGCCGCGGTCGCGGGCTATGCGCTCGGCGGCGGTGCCGAGCTGTCGCTCATGTGCGATCTCATCATCGCCGCCGATACCGCCAAGTTCGGCCAGCCGGAGATCACCATCGGCACCATCCCAGGCGCCGGCGGGACCCAGCGCTGGGCCCGCTGGGTTGGCAAGGCGAAGGCGATGGACATCGTGCTGACCGGGCGCCAGATGGACGCGGCAGAAGCCGAGCGCTCGGGCCTGGTGAGCCGCGTGGTGCCGGCGGCCCAGCTGATGGAAGAGACCCTCAAGGTGGCGAACCGCATCGCCGACATGTCGATGCCGGTGGTGATGATCGCCAAGGAGGCGGTGAACCGCGCCTATGAGACGACCCTGGCCGAGGGCGTCAAGGTCGAGCGTCGGCTGTTCCATTCGACCTTCGCCACCGAGGACCAGAAGGAAGGCATGAACGCCTTCGTCGAGAAGCGGCCGGCGAAGTTCAAGGATCGGTGA